The following proteins come from a genomic window of Candidatus Bathyarchaeota archaeon:
- a CDS encoding NUDIX hydrolase, whose amino-acid sequence MKQPKTPLLTVDIVIKTKDDKIVFIKRLNPPFKGFFALPGGFVEYGEKVEEAAIREAKEETGLDVGDLKLIGVYSNPNRDPRGHVVSIAFLAKEKGGTLKASSDAKEVVVLKEPPENLAFDHAIILNDALKLIKKENY is encoded by the coding sequence ATGAAACAGCCTAAAACACCTTTATTAACTGTTGATATAGTGATAAAAACTAAAGATGATAAAATAGTATTTATTAAACGTTTAAATCCACCATTTAAAGGTTTTTTTGCGCTTCCAGGTGGATTTGTTGAGTATGGTGAAAAAGTGGAAGAAGCAGCTATTAGAGAAGCTAAAGAAGAAACAGGATTAGATGTAGGAGATTTAAAATTAATTGGTGTTTATTCTAATCCAAACAGAGATCCTAGAGGACACGTTGTAAGCATAGCTTTTTTAGCTAAAGAGAAAGGAGGTACATTAAAAGCAAGCAGCGATGCAAAAGAAGTTGTAGTTTTAAAGGAGCCGCCTGAAAATTTAGCTTTTGACCATGCAATAATATTGAATGATGCTTTAAAACTTATTAAAAAAGAAAACTATTAA
- a CDS encoding methylenetetrahydrofolate reductase C-terminal domain-containing protein, with product MLVLEVKPIDELIEQTSNLNSLLIVGCNGCTSVMQVSGGRQAETVKNLLETVFKLKGKKFKLYALGMERQCCNRLVRNALTPYIENYDAILSLACGSGVQTVASVFEDKPVIAGCNTKFIGSHDRERSIHLEFCKACGDCLLNETGGICPVTRCAKGLLNGPCGGFSDGKCEASQWKRDCAWVLIFNRLKKFNKLDLFIKFRPPRDYRVAQSPREVLEGEAFV from the coding sequence ATGTTGGTTTTAGAAGTGAAGCCCATAGATGAACTTATCGAGCAAACTTCAAACCTTAATAGTTTACTTATCGTAGGCTGTAATGGATGTACTTCTGTCATGCAGGTTAGCGGAGGACGCCAAGCTGAAACTGTAAAAAACCTTTTAGAAACTGTATTTAAATTGAAGGGGAAAAAATTCAAATTGTATGCTTTAGGTATGGAAAGACAATGTTGCAATAGGCTTGTAAGAAACGCTTTAACCCCGTACATTGAAAATTACGATGCTATTTTATCACTTGCATGCGGTTCCGGAGTACAAACAGTAGCTTCAGTTTTTGAAGATAAACCTGTGATAGCGGGTTGCAACACGAAGTTTATAGGTTCTCATGATCGAGAACGCTCCATACATTTAGAGTTTTGTAAAGCCTGTGGAGATTGCTTACTAAATGAAACTGGAGGAATATGCCCTGTTACAAGATGTGCTAAAGGACTTTTAAATGGTCCATGCGGTGGCTTTAGTGATGGAAAATGTGAAGCTTCTCAATGGAAAAGAGATTGTGCTTGGGTATTAATATTTAATCGATTAAAGAAGTTTAATAAACTGGATTTATTCATTAAATTTAGACCGCCAAGAGATTATAGAGTAGCTCAAAGCCCAAGAGAAGTTTTGGAGGGAGAAGCATTTGTCTAA
- a CDS encoding F420-nonreducing hydrogenase — translation MKTRIATIALAACAGCHVALASLHENLLSILNKANLLHSYILMDSKTLPKELDVTLVEGSVRTTHDEELLKEAREKSKIIVAVGSCSCYGGIHSLSNLTPLNDSLNFVYKNTFTTINGFIPKEELPEPQQLVKPIDAIVNVDYKVPGCPPEVNELCNFLSSLLKGEEIITQKISVCDECNREKTGVPPSIIKRIHKGLPDSKKCLLEQGYLCFGPITKGGCEAKCPNVNMPCEGCRGLRSELGFYRCRILDNISEKLSKTLIPLLFNRFNYGSIQLIWSYYEKLLRRKIKWF, via the coding sequence ATGAAGACTCGAATAGCAACAATTGCTTTAGCAGCTTGCGCTGGTTGCCACGTAGCTTTAGCTTCACTACATGAAAATCTTCTTTCAATTCTCAATAAAGCGAATCTTTTACATTCATATATTCTTATGGATTCTAAAACATTACCAAAAGAATTAGATGTTACATTAGTTGAAGGAAGCGTTAGAACAACACATGATGAAGAACTTTTAAAAGAAGCTAGAGAAAAATCTAAAATTATTGTAGCTGTAGGTTCATGCAGTTGTTACGGTGGAATACACTCATTAAGCAATTTAACTCCATTAAATGATTCTTTAAACTTTGTTTACAAAAATACATTTACTACAATTAATGGTTTTATTCCTAAAGAGGAATTACCTGAACCTCAACAGTTAGTTAAACCTATTGATGCGATTGTTAATGTAGACTATAAAGTTCCAGGCTGCCCTCCAGAAGTAAATGAACTATGCAATTTTCTATCATCACTATTAAAAGGGGAAGAAATTATAACCCAAAAAATTAGTGTTTGCGATGAATGCAACCGAGAAAAAACAGGTGTTCCTCCATCAATTATTAAGCGTATTCATAAAGGTTTACCTGACTCTAAAAAATGTCTTTTAGAACAGGGTTATCTTTGTTTTGGACCAATAACTAAAGGTGGTTGTGAAGCTAAATGTCCTAACGTTAATATGCCTTGTGAAGGATGTAGAGGATTACGAAGTGAGTTAGGTTTCTATAGATGCAGAATCCTAGATAATATTAGTGAAAAACTTTCTAAAACTCTTATTCCATTATTGTTTAATAGATTTAATTATGGTTCAATTCAGCTTATTTGGAGTTACTATGAAAAATTATTGAGGCGAAAAATAAAATGGTTTTAA
- a CDS encoding methylenetetrahydrofolate reductase, translated as MSKPAYSNLMKALNEGKFVVTGELEPLKTTDLSSIINAAKTIKEYVIAVNVTDNPTAFAYTSPLVACYLVQKETGLECVYQMTVRDRNRLAIISDLLAASILGIKNVLALSGDFVNVGDNPQTKPVYDIDSTQLIYLLRKMVDEGVDLAGNKIVNPPKFNIGGAANPNAIPLEVEVYKLLRKQNAGVDFLQTQSVYDIERLKRFFELCDSIGIKVPILVGVTPIKGIKMLEWLSKFVPGIHIPDEIQERLRKAREKSKEAFNEENVEIFSELCKEIRKTTRAAGIHLMAIEMEWIIPLIVERAGLK; from the coding sequence TTGTCTAAACCTGCTTATAGTAATTTAATGAAGGCTTTAAATGAAGGAAAATTTGTTGTTACTGGAGAGCTTGAACCATTAAAAACAACAGATTTATCATCTATTATAAATGCTGCAAAAACAATTAAAGAGTATGTAATTGCAGTTAATGTAACTGATAACCCAACAGCTTTCGCTTATACATCACCATTGGTAGCATGTTACTTAGTTCAAAAAGAGACAGGATTAGAATGCGTCTATCAAATGACTGTTAGAGATAGAAATAGACTTGCAATTATTTCAGATCTTTTAGCAGCAAGTATCCTTGGGATAAAAAATGTTTTAGCTTTAAGCGGGGATTTCGTTAATGTTGGAGATAACCCTCAAACAAAACCTGTTTACGATATAGATTCAACGCAGTTAATATATTTACTTCGAAAAATGGTTGATGAAGGAGTAGACTTAGCTGGAAATAAAATTGTTAATCCACCTAAATTTAATATTGGTGGAGCTGCAAATCCAAACGCTATACCATTAGAAGTTGAAGTTTATAAACTTCTTAGAAAACAAAATGCTGGAGTAGATTTCCTTCAAACACAATCAGTTTATGATATTGAAAGATTAAAACGATTTTTTGAGTTATGTGATTCTATAGGAATAAAAGTTCCTATTCTTGTTGGTGTAACACCAATAAAAGGAATAAAAATGCTTGAGTGGCTTTCAAAGTTTGTTCCAGGAATTCATATTCCTGATGAAATTCAAGAACGTTTAAGAAAAGCTAGAGAAAAAAGTAAAGAAGCTTTTAATGAAGAAAACGTTGAAATATTTAGCGAACTTTGCAAAGAAATTAGAAAAACAACTAGAGCTGCTGGTATTCATCTTATGGCTATAGAAATGGAATGGATTATTCCATTGATTGTTGAAAGAGCTGGATTAAAGTGA
- a CDS encoding Ni/Fe hydrogenase subunit alpha: MVLNQEEIKIEPLTRVEGHGKVIIKVKDNQLEDVKLCIIESPRLFEKIMQGLPAEEAPRFSERICGICYAAHHLASVKAVENAWKVAPPEPAILQRKLLHYAGFVTSHSLHLLFLCLPDLIDIQERSIIGLSKVKPELVKFALKIHEYGNLITEVIGGKTIHTVTAIPGGVSKPLSKDKKDSLKTKFNEVFKAAESFADEVMNLIEEKQSFFASLNKAYYYMGLVKNEKHELYDGTLKVIDYAGRELYNFKAEEYLEYIAEKVSPHSYVKLPYLRRVGFPEGLYRVGPLARINIAKNIEGEKTKKYLEVFETLFGKPSSNLMAYNAARVVELINALEKIYEILNNEKLISDKVRIQVDERKGVGVGIVEAPRGILIHHYETNEEGIIVNANVITPTTQNAPVIEIDLKSMAEMQLTELISENKEQALWRLETLVRSYDPCISCATHFIEVKHEK, encoded by the coding sequence ATGGTTTTAAATCAAGAAGAAATAAAGATAGAACCATTAACTAGAGTTGAAGGACATGGAAAAGTGATTATTAAAGTTAAAGATAATCAATTAGAGGATGTTAAACTTTGTATAATTGAATCACCAAGGCTTTTCGAAAAAATTATGCAAGGGTTACCTGCTGAGGAAGCCCCTCGATTTTCTGAAAGAATATGCGGTATATGTTACGCTGCTCATCATTTAGCCTCTGTTAAAGCTGTTGAAAACGCTTGGAAAGTAGCCCCTCCGGAACCTGCAATTCTTCAAAGAAAACTTTTGCATTACGCAGGGTTTGTAACAAGTCATTCTCTGCATTTACTCTTTTTATGTCTTCCGGATTTAATTGATATTCAAGAAAGAAGTATAATTGGGTTAAGTAAAGTTAAACCTGAACTAGTGAAGTTTGCTCTTAAAATCCATGAATATGGAAACTTAATTACAGAAGTTATTGGCGGGAAAACTATTCACACAGTTACTGCTATTCCAGGTGGAGTAAGTAAACCTTTATCTAAAGATAAAAAAGATTCCCTTAAAACTAAATTTAATGAAGTTTTTAAAGCTGCTGAATCCTTCGCTGACGAAGTTATGAATCTAATTGAAGAAAAACAATCATTTTTCGCCTCTCTTAATAAAGCTTATTACTATATGGGACTAGTGAAGAATGAAAAACATGAACTTTATGATGGCACATTAAAAGTTATAGATTATGCAGGAAGAGAGCTTTATAATTTTAAAGCTGAAGAGTATTTAGAGTATATTGCTGAAAAAGTTTCACCTCATTCTTATGTAAAGCTTCCATACTTAAGAAGGGTTGGTTTCCCAGAGGGTTTATACAGAGTTGGTCCATTAGCTAGAATTAACATAGCTAAAAATATTGAAGGAGAAAAAACTAAAAAATATCTTGAAGTTTTTGAAACTCTATTCGGGAAACCATCCTCAAATCTAATGGCTTATAATGCTGCTAGAGTAGTTGAGTTAATTAACGCTTTAGAAAAGATTTATGAAATATTAAATAATGAAAAATTAATCTCTGACAAAGTTAGAATTCAAGTTGACGAAAGGAAAGGCGTAGGTGTAGGGATAGTGGAAGCACCTAGAGGGATTTTAATTCATCACTATGAAACAAATGAAGAGGGCATAATTGTTAACGCGAATGTAATTACCCCAACAACTCAAAATGCTCCTGTAATTGAAATAGATCTTAAATCTATGGCTGAAATGCAACTTACAGAATTAATAAGTGAGAATAAAGAACAGGCATTATGGCGTTTAGAAACCTTAGTTAGAAGTTATGATCCATGCATATCTTGTGCTACGCATTTTATAGAAGTAAAACATGAAAAATAA
- a CDS encoding radical SAM protein — MNLKYAHWISAHPCFNHNAHFKFSRIHLPVAARCNIQCCYCNPNKINKCEFKPGYTEKLLTPVEALEKVEKAIKLYTNLKVVGVAGPGEPLANKETFKTFELINNRFPHLIKCLSTNGLLLSDKINELVKLNVKAVTVTINAINPIIGSKIYLWINYDNRVYTGVEASSLLIKKQLEGIEKGSKNGLKIKINSVLIPGVNDSELINVARETSKRGAFLMNIIPLIPSYNFKNFRAPTCEELRKIRNECNAYLPQFKLCKQCRADGLYEPCGNIVNYVKI; from the coding sequence TTGAACTTAAAATACGCTCATTGGATAAGTGCGCATCCATGCTTTAATCATAATGCTCATTTTAAATTCTCTAGAATTCATCTTCCTGTAGCAGCTAGATGCAATATTCAATGCTGTTACTGTAATCCTAACAAGATTAATAAATGCGAATTTAAACCAGGTTATACTGAAAAACTTTTAACACCTGTAGAAGCTCTTGAAAAAGTTGAGAAAGCTATAAAGCTTTATACTAATCTTAAAGTAGTTGGAGTTGCAGGTCCTGGAGAACCTTTAGCTAATAAAGAAACCTTTAAAACTTTTGAATTAATTAATAATCGCTTTCCTCATTTAATAAAATGCTTGAGTACAAATGGTCTTTTGCTTTCAGATAAGATAAATGAATTGGTTAAACTTAATGTTAAAGCAGTTACGGTAACTATAAACGCTATTAACCCTATAATTGGAAGCAAAATTTACTTATGGATTAATTATGATAATAGAGTTTACACTGGAGTTGAAGCTTCTTCACTTCTTATTAAGAAGCAGCTTGAAGGGATAGAAAAAGGGTCTAAAAACGGTTTAAAAATTAAAATTAATTCTGTTTTAATCCCTGGAGTTAATGATTCAGAATTAATTAATGTAGCTAGAGAAACCTCTAAAAGAGGAGCATTTTTAATGAATATTATTCCGTTAATTCCATCTTATAACTTTAAGAATTTTAGGGCTCCAACTTGTGAAGAATTAAGAAAGATTAGAAATGAATGCAACGCTTACTTACCGCAATTTAAATTATGTAAACAGTGTAGAGCTGATGGTCTTTATGAACCTTGCGGAAATATAGTAAACTATGTTAAGATTTAA
- a CDS encoding cysteine desulfurase, giving the protein MNLKLKVYLDNGSTTPVLKEVVEAMLPYFIEKYGHPLFIYSLGRESYDAIEAAKEIIAHTVNASPEDVTFTSSGTEANDIAIRGVAYANKPKGNHIITTKIENPSVLRVTEALEKEGFKVDYLDVDKEGFVNLTQLKEKLNEKTILVSVMHVNDEIGTIEPIKEIGEILGVLNHKVYFHVDAAASYGKVPIDIEKMNIDLLSISAHKIHGPKGVGALIIKKDVKLTPIQHGYISLFKLKPGTENVPGIVGFSKAAELAFKDFNSNVWHMVKLRDKLIKGIQETIPDVILHGPIGEKRSPANVNFSFKYVEGESIMLHLDLRGIAVATGSACSTRKLEPSHVLTAIGVKPEIAHSSIRFTLSKLNTEEEIDYVLKELPEVIENLRRISPIKPGEF; this is encoded by the coding sequence GTGAATTTAAAATTGAAGGTTTACCTTGATAATGGTTCAACAACACCTGTTTTAAAAGAAGTTGTTGAAGCGATGCTTCCTTACTTTATAGAGAAATACGGTCATCCATTATTTATTTATTCACTTGGAAGAGAAAGTTATGATGCTATTGAAGCTGCTAAAGAAATTATTGCTCATACAGTTAATGCTTCTCCTGAAGATGTAACTTTCACTTCAAGCGGTACTGAAGCTAACGATATTGCTATTAGAGGAGTAGCTTATGCTAATAAACCTAAAGGAAACCATATTATTACAACTAAAATTGAGAATCCATCAGTTTTAAGGGTTACTGAAGCTTTAGAAAAAGAAGGTTTTAAAGTGGATTATTTAGATGTTGATAAAGAAGGTTTCGTAAATTTAACTCAACTTAAAGAAAAATTAAATGAAAAAACAATACTTGTTAGTGTTATGCATGTTAATGATGAAATAGGCACTATAGAACCAATAAAAGAGATTGGTGAAATATTAGGAGTGTTAAACCATAAAGTGTATTTTCATGTAGATGCAGCAGCATCATATGGGAAAGTTCCAATAGATATTGAAAAAATGAATATAGATTTACTTAGCATAAGCGCTCATAAAATTCATGGACCGAAAGGTGTAGGCGCTTTAATCATAAAAAAAGATGTAAAATTAACTCCAATTCAGCATGGATATATTTCATTATTTAAGTTGAAACCTGGAACAGAAAATGTTCCAGGTATAGTTGGATTTAGTAAAGCAGCTGAATTAGCTTTTAAAGATTTTAACTCAAATGTATGGCATATGGTTAAATTAAGGGATAAATTGATTAAAGGCATTCAAGAAACTATTCCAGATGTAATTCTTCACGGTCCAATTGGAGAGAAAAGAAGCCCTGCCAATGTGAATTTCTCTTTTAAATATGTTGAAGGTGAATCAATAATGCTTCATTTAGATTTACGTGGTATTGCTGTAGCAACAGGTTCAGCTTGCTCAACAAGAAAGCTTGAGCCAAGCCATGTTTTAACAGCTATTGGTGTAAAACCTGAAATAGCTCATAGCTCTATTAGATTCACTTTAAGCAAATTAAATACTGAAGAGGAAATTGATTATGTGCTTAAAGAATTGCCTGAAGTAATAGAAAATTTAAGAAGGATTAGCCCAATAAAACCTGGTGAATTTTAA
- a CDS encoding ribonucleoside triphosphate reductase yields MLEEKIDGAHPVTKIRKRDGRIVEFNANKITEAIWKAAQSVGGKDRSTAEKLTKEVVRRVNEKFAGKIPTVEDIQDIVEKVLVENGHYKTAKAYILYREQHRQLREVKNLLLDVGNIVDSYIAQEDWRIRENANATWSFSGLLWHVTGTVMAYYALNLVYPKEIAKAHIEGDFHLHNLSMSLAGYCAGWSLRQLLYEGFNGVPGKVESSPPKHLRSALGQMVNFIGTLQNEWAGAQAFSSFDTYLAPFVNADRLSYAEVKQAIQEFVFGINISSRWGGQTPFSNITLDWVVPEDLKDEHVIIGGKITNDVYGDFQDEMDMINKAFMEVMLEGDAKGRVFTFPIPTYNITKDFDWDSENAELLFEMTAKYGLPYFQNFINSDLNPRDVRAMCCHLQLNLKELRNKTGALFGAGESTGSIGVITINMPRIGYLSKDETEFFERLDRFMYLAKQALEIKRKIVSRNMDAGLLPYTKRYLGTLKNHFSTIGLVGMNEACLNFLGVSIAEKEGKKFALKTLDFMRDKLIEFQEETGHLYNLEATPAEGTAYRLAKIDKKYYPEIITAGNSIPYYTNSTHLPVEYTDDLWFALKHQEDLQVKYTGGTVFHVFLGESPTSEETRVLVKKIAENFKIPYYTITPTFSICPNHGYLNGENSICPVCKAPSEVYSRVVGYLRPVKDWNEGKQEEFKERKEYKIIL; encoded by the coding sequence ATGCTTGAAGAAAAAATTGATGGTGCTCATCCTGTAACAAAAATTAGAAAAAGAGATGGAAGAATAGTAGAGTTTAACGCGAATAAAATTACTGAAGCAATATGGAAAGCCGCTCAATCAGTAGGTGGGAAAGATAGAAGCACCGCTGAAAAATTAACTAAAGAAGTTGTAAGAAGAGTTAATGAAAAATTTGCTGGTAAAATTCCAACTGTTGAAGATATACAAGATATAGTTGAAAAAGTTTTAGTAGAGAATGGACATTATAAAACAGCTAAAGCTTACATTCTTTATAGAGAGCAACATCGTCAATTAAGAGAAGTCAAAAATTTACTTCTTGATGTAGGTAATATAGTAGATTCTTATATAGCGCAAGAAGATTGGCGAATAAGAGAAAACGCTAATGCTACATGGTCTTTTTCAGGTTTATTATGGCATGTTACAGGTACAGTTATGGCTTATTATGCTTTAAATTTAGTTTACCCAAAAGAGATTGCTAAAGCCCACATAGAAGGAGATTTCCATCTTCATAATTTAAGTATGAGTTTAGCGGGTTACTGTGCAGGATGGTCTTTAAGGCAACTACTTTATGAAGGATTTAATGGTGTTCCAGGAAAAGTTGAATCTTCACCGCCGAAACACTTAAGATCAGCGCTTGGTCAAATGGTAAACTTTATAGGTACACTACAAAATGAATGGGCTGGTGCTCAAGCTTTCAGCTCTTTTGACACTTATCTAGCACCTTTCGTTAATGCAGACAGATTAAGCTATGCTGAAGTTAAGCAAGCTATTCAAGAATTTGTTTTTGGAATAAATATTTCCTCAAGATGGGGTGGACAAACACCATTCTCTAATATAACCCTTGATTGGGTTGTTCCAGAAGATCTTAAAGATGAACATGTAATAATTGGGGGTAAAATAACAAATGATGTTTACGGTGACTTCCAAGACGAAATGGATATGATTAATAAAGCATTTATGGAGGTTATGCTTGAAGGAGATGCTAAAGGGAGAGTTTTCACTTTTCCAATACCAACATATAATATAACTAAAGATTTTGATTGGGATTCTGAAAACGCTGAGCTCCTCTTTGAAATGACTGCTAAATATGGGTTACCGTACTTCCAAAACTTTATAAACTCTGATTTAAATCCTCGTGATGTTAGGGCGATGTGTTGTCATCTTCAGTTAAATCTGAAGGAGTTAAGAAATAAAACTGGAGCTTTATTTGGTGCTGGGGAATCTACTGGAAGCATAGGTGTAATTACAATAAATATGCCTAGAATAGGTTATTTATCTAAAGATGAAACAGAATTTTTTGAAAGGCTTGATAGATTCATGTATCTTGCGAAACAAGCGTTAGAAATAAAGAGGAAAATTGTATCAAGAAATATGGATGCTGGGCTTTTACCTTACACAAAAAGATATTTAGGCACGCTTAAAAATCATTTTTCAACTATAGGTTTAGTAGGTATGAATGAAGCTTGCTTAAACTTCCTTGGTGTAAGCATAGCTGAAAAAGAAGGGAAAAAATTTGCTTTAAAAACCTTAGATTTTATGAGAGATAAACTTATTGAATTTCAAGAGGAAACAGGGCATTTATATAATTTAGAAGCAACACCTGCTGAAGGAACAGCCTATCGACTAGCTAAAATAGATAAAAAATATTATCCAGAGATAATTACTGCTGGAAACTCAATTCCATACTATACTAATTCAACTCATCTTCCTGTAGAATATACGGATGATTTATGGTTTGCTTTGAAACATCAAGAAGATTTACAAGTTAAATATACTGGTGGAACGGTTTTCCATGTTTTCCTAGGTGAATCACCAACAAGCGAGGAAACAAGAGTATTAGTTAAGAAAATTGCTGAAAACTTTAAAATTCCATATTACACTATAACTCCAACATTCTCTATATGCCCAAATCATGGTTACTTAAATGGTGAAAACTCAATATGCCCAGTTTGTAAAGCCCCTTCAGAAGTTTACTCTAGAGTTGTCGGTTACTTAAGACCTGTTAAAGATTGGAATGAAGGTAAACAAGAAGAATTCAAAGAAAGAAAAGAATATAAAATAATACTATGA
- a CDS encoding Gfo/Idh/MocA family oxidoreductase: protein MKVGIGVIGCGFIGGKAHIPSFNSIPEAKLVAIVDKDENIAKKYSNRYNIPYYLDYLELLENPEVQGVVVSVPTPYHFKIALDAMNAGKHVLCEMPLAPTIEEAEKLKKTAEEKGVILMPSLNFRFAPLYVKTKQLINEGALRNPIAIYYREFISTDILVTQWPSNSWAWNKNKSGGYPDFTLSVWSLDLAQWLMNSDITEIKWLSKYVNLKEYNGVKAYHTIGLAKFMNNAIGTFQFSALVTYSNATSKLEVFGDSGESLEAVSYDRLILYSKEPDKKEWIFKEGGTKTWGHYQMDKHFVECILKGEKPLVTPEDAVKAIKLAKKIVEQSEE, encoded by the coding sequence TTGAAAGTTGGAATTGGTGTAATTGGTTGTGGTTTCATCGGTGGTAAAGCACACATACCCTCTTTTAATTCTATTCCTGAAGCAAAACTTGTTGCTATAGTTGATAAAGACGAAAACATAGCGAAAAAGTATTCAAACAGATATAATATTCCCTACTATTTGGATTATTTAGAGCTTCTTGAAAACCCTGAAGTTCAAGGGGTTGTAGTTTCAGTTCCAACTCCCTACCATTTTAAAATTGCTTTAGACGCTATGAACGCTGGAAAACACGTTTTATGCGAAATGCCTTTAGCTCCAACCATTGAGGAAGCTGAAAAATTAAAGAAAACAGCTGAAGAAAAAGGAGTAATTTTAATGCCTAGCTTAAACTTTAGATTTGCTCCACTCTATGTTAAAACTAAACAATTAATTAATGAAGGTGCTTTGAGGAATCCAATAGCAATTTATTATAGAGAATTTATTTCAACGGATATTCTTGTAACTCAATGGCCCAGCAACTCATGGGCCTGGAATAAAAATAAAAGTGGGGGCTATCCAGATTTTACATTATCAGTTTGGTCGCTTGATTTAGCTCAATGGCTTATGAACTCTGACATAACTGAGATTAAATGGCTTTCAAAATATGTAAATTTAAAAGAGTACAATGGTGTTAAAGCTTATCACACAATAGGCTTAGCGAAATTCATGAATAACGCTATAGGAACATTTCAATTTAGTGCTTTAGTAACGTATTCAAATGCAACTTCAAAACTTGAAGTTTTTGGTGATTCAGGAGAAAGTTTAGAAGCGGTAAGCTATGATAGGTTAATATTATATTCTAAAGAACCTGATAAAAAAGAGTGGATTTTTAAGGAGGGAGGAACAAAAACTTGGGGTCATTACCAAATGGATAAACATTTTGTAGAATGTATTCTTAAAGGAGAAAAACCTTTAGTTACACCTGAAGATGCTGTAAAAGCTATAAAATTAGCGAAAAAAATCGTTGAGCAATCAGAAGAGTAA
- a CDS encoding iron-sulfur cluster assembly scaffold protein has product MSYTERSHLKYSEKLIELFKNPKNVGEMKDASVTVTEGSPVCGDVMQLSLKIENEKIVDAKFLSFGCAANIATGSVITEKVKGLSIDEAEKITMNDVANELGGLPQVKMHCAVLAAKALKKAIEEYKTKVLRRK; this is encoded by the coding sequence ATGAGTTATACAGAAAGAAGCCACTTAAAATATAGTGAAAAACTAATAGAGTTATTTAAAAATCCTAAAAATGTTGGAGAAATGAAAGATGCTTCAGTAACTGTAACTGAAGGAAGCCCTGTTTGTGGAGATGTAATGCAGCTATCATTAAAAATTGAGAATGAAAAAATTGTTGATGCTAAATTTCTTTCTTTTGGATGCGCAGCTAATATTGCTACAGGCTCTGTAATAACAGAGAAGGTTAAAGGACTTTCAATTGATGAAGCTGAAAAAATAACTATGAATGATGTAGCAAATGAGTTAGGAGGTCTACCTCAAGTAAAAATGCATTGCGCCGTTTTAGCAGCTAAAGCATTAAAAAAAGCTATTGAAGAATATAAAACTAAAGTTTTAAGAAGGAAATGA
- a CDS encoding anaerobic ribonucleoside-triphosphate reductase activating protein gives MIKGLQKFTLIDYPGKLACTIFTFGCNFRCPYCQNPELIIDDGRKPISIAWILNFLYERKSFLDGVCITGGEPTIQSNLTEFIKELKRLGYSVKLDTNGSNPELINQMLKTELVDFIAMDVKAPLEKYKEVTKVDAKDLVKKSIRIIIDKAPEYEFRLTVVPGLINEEDLHKIGEIVKGAEKIYIQQFRNEKTLDESFKNIKPFTKEKLLKFKDILKDYVNFCDIRGV, from the coding sequence ATCATAAAAGGTTTACAAAAATTTACTTTAATAGATTACCCTGGAAAACTAGCATGTACTATATTCACTTTTGGATGCAACTTTAGATGCCCTTACTGCCAAAACCCAGAATTAATAATAGATGATGGAAGAAAACCAATAAGCATAGCTTGGATTCTAAACTTTCTTTATGAAAGAAAAAGCTTTCTTGATGGAGTATGTATAACAGGCGGTGAACCAACAATTCAATCTAATCTTACAGAATTCATTAAAGAATTGAAAAGACTAGGATACAGCGTGAAACTAGACACAAACGGTTCTAACCCTGAATTAATAAATCAAATGTTAAAAACTGAACTTGTAGATTTTATTGCTATGGATGTTAAAGCACCTTTAGAAAAATACAAGGAAGTAACTAAAGTTGATGCGAAAGATTTAGTTAAAAAATCAATAAGAATAATTATAGATAAAGCTCCTGAATACGAATTTCGTTTAACAGTTGTTCCAGGTTTAATAAATGAAGAAGATTTACATAAAATAGGGGAAATAGTTAAAGGTGCTGAAAAAATATATATTCAACAGTTTAGAAATGAAAAAACACTTGATGAAAGCTTTAAAAATATAAAACCATTTACTAAAGAAAAATTATTAAAGTTTAAAGATATTTTAAAGGATTATGTAAACTTCTGTGATATTAGAGGGGTTTAA